Part of the Oncorhynchus nerka isolate Pitt River linkage group LG14, Oner_Uvic_2.0, whole genome shotgun sequence genome is shown below.
cggccaggtctctgacctcctccctataggctgtctcgttgctGTTGGTGATCAGGtctatcactgttgtgtcatcggcaaacttaatgatggtgttggagtcgtgcctggccgtgcagtcatgagtgaacaaggagtacaggaggggactgagcacgcacctctgagggggccccgtattgaggatcagcgtggtggatgtgttgttacctacccttaccacctgggggggggcaacccttcaggaagtccagaatccagttgcagagggaggtgtttagtcccagggcccAACCTGAAAGGGTTTATCAATCCTTTATAAAAGAAAAACCTATTGGTGCTTTATGAATAATCTAAAATCATGTTATAGAAGGTGGAAAAGGGTTATGCCACATATGGTAAAGCATCTCCTGTACTACTGTGTGTactgtaaataataataatattgattataattatgataatactaggataatgataataataataattatgataatgaaaataataataacaaatggGATTTTTTAAATAACTTTTCAAGGAAACAAAGACgctatacatacagtagtatCAAATGGTAAATGATATAAGTGGGACTTCCTGTAATATATCGATTCATTTGTCTGTGTTTGTGACCTCTGTCTATTTGTCTGTGTCTTTTAGTATGAGAAGAGTTCTGCAGAGCTGCAGAGACTGCATGGCTGTCTTAATGAGATCGTGTCTCTATGGGGCTCTCCCTGgatctctgctctggactccttCCCACTGCTCAGGGTCGGTCAAGTGTATACACTCATACTACACTATCTGACAGGGAAACTGCATGCACAGATAGCTACTCTGATACACAAATTAAAATGTCTAAAATGGTGCAAACAAAAGTGGGAATATGTGATTCTATTGTGTAGTTATATTGATCTGTTCCCATTTGTCCAAGAAATTGCCCAATCCTCCGTTCTCCCGTCTTCTGAAAGAGGTGGCTAGGAGAGATGACATCATCAGAACACATCTGGATGAGTACAAGGTTGGTGTGAATACTGTAGCTTCTTTTTCAAACTTATGTTCAAGTAGCCAGCAGCAAACACAAAGACAATCATGTCAAAGTTTTTAAAAAGCATCTGTAATGTAATATGGGTACATTGGTAGCATATGGAAGATATGAAATGTATTGCTGCCACAGATGCAGGCACCGAGCAAAACATCAGCGGAAGACATTGACATCACAAGCGCTCTCCTCAACGGCCTTGGGAAGccccaggacacaacacagggagtgGTAGGTTCTTATCATGGTTTACAACCTGAACTCAGATGTAGACGTAAGATAGTGAAGTGAATCCGGGACACTACAATTAGTATTATAGGTTACATTTTGTATAGTATGTATTAACTGaaattcgtacaatatgttatgaatttgcaaaaagtATGATATGTTGCGTATtctaatttgttgtggctaacgttagctaggtggctaaggCTAACGTTAGaaaggctaggggttagggttaggggttaaggttcggAGTTAGATTAAAGGGTTAAAGTTTTGGTTAGGGGAAGTGTTAGcaaacatgctaagtagttgcaaagcatctaaaaagtagtaagtagttgcacaGTTGCTAATTAGATAAAAGTTATCCGTGACGAGATTCAAACACACAACccttgggttgctagacattcgcGTTAAGTTACTTTCTTTCTTATGTAACcacaccaaacgtaacatatcatactaatttggaTTTTCCAGATTAACGTTTACTATGTCATGTctcgtctatgagaccaggctgtggtTTATCGTGGTAATCAATCAAAATCACATAGCAAATGCTTATAATATAAGCCTACTAATTGCTATAAATGTGTAATAGTAAGTGTTATATTgcgcatctgaaatggcacccgattccctagtgcactacttttgaccatggccctggttaaaagcagtgcactatatagagaatagagtgccatttgggtcaCACATATGCTCATGGTCTGCAGTAAGGACATGGTCCATTCACAGGTCCTGACAGACACTCATGTCCACATGGCCACTGTGGACCTTCTGATCGGGGGAACAGAGACAACAGCTGCCTGGCTCAGCTGGACTGTGGCCTTTCTACTGCACAGGCCTGAGGTACACTACAAAactctatacactacactacaccacagaacacaaTACACTACGCAACACTACAGAACTCAATACACTAACTACAAAATTCAATAAATAAACGACACTACAGAACTATATATACTCCAGAactctatacactacactacataactgtatacactacacaactctatacactacagaactctatacactacactacagaactctatacactacactacagaactctatacactacaccacataactctatacactacactacagaactctatacactacaccacagaactctatacactacactacagaactctacacactacactacagaactctacacactacactacagaactctataaactacactacagaattagatacactatactacactacactacagaactctatacactacactacactacagaattagatacactatactacactacagaactctatacactatactacactacagaactctatacactatactacactacagaactctatacactatactacactacagaactctatatactacactacactacagaattagatacactacactacactacagaattagatacactacactacactacagaattagatacactatactaccaccaggGATACGCGCAATGTCGTCTGGAGTAcgtcaaataaaaatgtgattcacactttttaaaaatgttttctgcttcacattttcaaacagttcaACGGggatatacatttgggtgaggttttttccTCGCCTGATTAaccttgtttcactgccaaaaataaaattaaaccatctagtggttaacaacacaatgtcaaatacaggtagactagttaaataattaacatccaatcacattaaccgttattctctcgtgggaattccactaatggttcgtatgtagccaaacgtagctgctgctcatgttggtatctgtactgatggtgcaaaagccatgacagggagacatagtggagtggtaacgcgcgtgcaagcatttgctcccgacgccacttgggtgaactgcagcatccaccgagaggctcttgggtacactgcagcatccaccgagaggctcttgggtacactgcagcatctaccgagaggctcttgggtacactgcaacatctaccgagaggctcttgggtacactgcagcatctaccgagaggctcttgggtacactgcagcatccaccgagaggctcttgggtacactgcagcatctaccgagaggctcttgggtacactgcagcatccaccgagaggctcttgggtacactgcagcatgcactgagaggctcttgggtacactgcagcatgcaccgagaggctcttgggtacactgcagcatgcactgagaggctcttgggtacactgcagcatccaccgagaggctcttgggtacactgcagcatgcactgagaggctcttgggtacactgcagcatccactgagaggctcttgggtacactgcagcatccactgagaggctcttgggtacactgcagcatccaccgagaggctcttgggtacactgcagcatgcactgagaggctcttgggtacactgcagcatgcactgagaggctcttgggtacactgtagcatccaccgagaggctcttgggtacactgcagcgtccaccgagaggctcttgggtacactgcagcatgcactgagaggctcttgggtacactgcagcatgcactgagaggctcttgggtacactgcagcatgcaCTGAGAGGCTCTTGTTGCCataggaatgcctgacagcttgaaagacgttttggacactagaGTGAAAAtcgttaactttgttaaagcaaggtccCTGAACTCTCATGTATTTTGCACTGTGCAAAGATATGGGCatcgaccatgtaacgcttttacaacatacagaagaagtgcgctggttatgaAGGGGCAACGTATTGGCATGTTTTTtggaattgagagacgagcttaaagtcttctttactgaccataattttcacttgtctgacgagtttctcacacgactcacctatctgggtgatgttttgtcttgatctgaatctaggattacagggactctccacaactatattccATGTGCGGGACAAAATCGAGGCTATGATTAAggagttggagctcttctctgtctgcattaacaaggacaacacacaggtctttccatcattgtatgattttttgtgtgaaaatgaactcaagcttacggacaatgtcaaatgtgatatagcaaagcacctgagtgagttgggtgtgcaattacacaggtactttcccaaaatggttgatgacacaaacaactggattcgttatccctttcatgccctgcctccagtccacttaccatatctgaacaagagagcctcataaAAATTACAACAAGCGGTTCTGAGAAAATTGAATTGAATCAGAATCAGaaaccactgccagatttctggatagggctgcgctcagagtatcctgccttggcaaatcacactgttaagacactgatgccctttgcaaccacgtacctatgtgagagtggattctcggccctcatgaaatacaggcacagactgtgtggaaaatgatttacgACTGAGACTTTCTCCAATACatcccaacattgcagagttatgtgcatcctttcaagcacacccttctcattaacctgtggtgagttattcacaattttacATTAAGGTtttaaataaggttttatatgtaagatggatAAATAATGAGCAAAATTATTGATgatgattatattattatttgtgccctggtcccataagagctctttgtcacttcccacgagccgggttgtgacgacaactcacactcattcttatgtttaataaatgtatcatatagtgtgtgtggcaggcttacaatgatggcaaaaaacaacatttgagagtgtgctgaccctggtgctagagggggtacagctgaccctggtgctagagggggtacagctggaggttgaatgtttgaaggggtaggGGACTAATAAAAGTGTGGGAaccactgcactacactacagaactctattcactacactgcactacactacagaactctatacactacactacatattatatacactacacatcactacactacataactctatacactacacatcactacactacagaactctatacactacactacatattatatacactacacatcactacactacataactctatacactacactgcactacactacagaactagatacactacactacatattatatacactacacatcactacataacataactctatacactacacatcactacactacataactctatacactacactacactacactgctctATACCACACTATAATACAAtgcattacactacactacactactctacacattatactacaatacaatacactacactacagaagtatatacactacactacactgctctATACCACACTATAATACAATGCATTACACAACACTACTCTACACACTATACTACAAtaacctacactacactacaatacaatacactgtaTTCACCAGTGTCCTCAGACCTTTGATATATGCTTTACATAGTATTCTATAGAGATGGAACTAGACTGAAACCCACAGATGTGTTGATGGCTTGCATTCCATTATAGACTGTAAATCAAAACTTACATTTGAGATCACTTCACATGGTGAGatgcttctctttctctctccctttatctctccctctgtctctctccctccatctctcttactctctctctttctctctccctctgtctctcttactctctctctctccctccatctctctttctctctcactccgtctctcttactctctctctccctccatctctctctctttcctcctccctagGTGCAGTACAGAGTGTATGATGAGTTGTGTTCGGTGCTGGACGGGCGCTACCCTCAGTACAGTGACAGACACAGGCTGCCAGTGCTGTGTGCTGTGATCAGTGAGGTGCTCAGACTCAGACCTGTGGCTCCGCTAGCTGTGCCTCACAGAGCCatcagagacagcaggtgaataGAAGCTATACCAGGGGAGGCTGGTGGGAAGAGCTATAGTAGGACGGGctaaaatggaataaatggaacagagtcaaacattTCCATTTATTTGATGTATTCCATCaaatccattccagccattacaatgagcctgtcctcctataaccCCTCCCACCAGTCTCCTCTGAGATATACttactgtagtacagtatagcattactgtataacattactgtatatctCTACTCTATATCATTACTGTATATCTTTACTCTATATCATTACTGTATATCTTTACTGTAATATCATTACTGTATATCATTACTGTATAAGATTACTCTACAGAGCATCTCAATAAATGCACTGTGGgaaagtactgtactgtagctatgtGTAACTTTCACCATCCTAAGGGAGCTTATGTTTTGATGCTGTTACTCTGCTTTGTACAGTACATTTGCCTTGCCAACTTCCCTTCTGTGCCGTTTTTCTACCTAAATGTAATACCTCATCATACAGTACTAATAATGCATgtttatacactgagtatacaaaacattaagaacacctgctctttccaaatcacagactgaccaggtgaatccaggtgaaagctatgatcccttaatgatgtcacttgttaaatccacttcagtcagtgtagatgaaggggaggagacgggttaaagaataatttttaagccttgagacaattgggacatggattgtgtatgtgtaccattcagagggtgaatgggcaagacaaaatattccattgcctttaaatggggtatggtagtaggtgccaggtgcatcagtttgtgtcaagaactgcaacgctgctgggtttttcactctcaacaatttcctgtgtgtatcaagaatagtccaccactcaaaggacatccagccaacttgacacaactgtgggaaacattggagtcaacataggccagcatccctgtggaacgctttcgacaccttgtagtccatgtcccaatgaattgaggctgttttgaaggaggggggtacaactcaatattaggaaggtgctccTAATGTTTGATATACTCAATGTATGTGCAATGTAAAATTCTGTGTCTATTCCATATGTGTTCAGTATTGCAGGCTACTTCATCCCTAAGAACACTGTCATCATCCCCAATTTGTTTGGGGCGCATCATGACCCTGCAGTGTGGACGGATCCCTATTCCTTCAAACCAGGTGCTGGGCTATTGAGTGTACTGgcaatgtcccaaatggcatcctattccctatatagtgaactactattgatcagggcccataaggctcaggttaaaagtagtgcactatatagggaatagggtaccatttgggatttAGCCTAGAATTGCTTTCACTTGGCTCAGCAACATAGGTCCAGCAGCAGCTAACAGTAGACCCTCTCTCTTTCAGAGCGGTTCCTGGAGGGTGGGGGGGCCTCGACGCGTGCTCTCCTGCCTTTCGGCGGGGGCGCTCGGCTGTGTTTGGGGGAGGCTGTGGCCAAAATGGAATTGTTTCTGTTCACCGCCTACTTGTTGCGTGATTTCCAGTTCGTACCTGCTGAAAGCCAgacctctctaccagacctgaCAGGAGTAGCCAGTGTGGTACTCAAAGCCAAGGCCTACACAGTCATAGCACTGCCCAGACCTGGGCCTTGACCTCTCACAGAGTTTGTTCATGTACAGTGATCACATTACATTTCTACCAATCATTCGGCTCTAGAGGAAGTATTCTTATAAGAGAAGGCATATATTGTGTAGTATTGTGCAGTAATGGTGAAGTAATTGGAATGTATAGAATAATATTTTCTACTTTTAATAAATACTTCCTCTTTCAACAACGAAGGATGCATTTCTGACTCCCTAAATAGATATACCATAGGTAGCCTGAATGAGAATGCTGATAGCTTTATTAGAAGAGGGTTGGgctaaaggttaggggttaactCAGGAGTTAAAGGTTACTACTACTCTGGCAGGGCTGTAACAAACGGTTTGGGTTTGCGGAGGATCCTCATCAGGTTCCTGGACATGTAATAAGGCTTCTGCATAGTTCCATCATTCCTCTCTAGATCTTCCACTGTATGAGGGAGAAACACTGGAgtcactctactactctactactttcCTATACCTTACTATACTGTACCTTACCATACCTTAATATATTATACCTTACTATACTGTACCTTACCATACCTTAATATATTATACCTTACTATACTGTACCTTACCATACCTTAATATATTATACCTTACTATACTGTACCTTACCATACCTtaatatattatactgtacttaCTACTATACTGTACCTTACCATACCTTAATATATTATACCTTACTATAccttaatatattataatatattatacctTACTATACTTACCTTACTATACTGTACCTTACCATACCTTAATATATTATACCTTACTATACTGTACCTTACCATACCTTAATATATTATACCTTACTATACTGTACCTTACCATACCTTAATATATTATACCTTACTATACTGTACCTTACCATACCTTAATATATTATACCTTACTATACTGTACCTGTTATACCTTActatactgtacctacctacctaatatattatactatactgtaccttaCTTAATATATTATACCTTACCATACCTTAATATATTATacctcactatactgtaccttacCATACCTTAATATATTATaccttactatactgtactgtaatatattataCCTTACTATACTGTACCTTACCATACCTTAATATATTATACCTTACTATACTGTACCTTACCATACCTTAATATATTATACCTTACTATACTGTACCTTACCATACCTTAATATATTATACCTTACTATACCTTACTATACTGTACCTTACCATACCTTAATATATTATACCTTACTATACTGTACCTTACCATACCTTAATATATTATacctcactatactgtaccttacCATACCTTAATATATTATACCTTACTATACTGTACCTTACAATACCGTAATATATTATACCTTACTATACTGTACCTTACCATACCTTAATATATTATACCTTACTATACTGTACCTTACCATACCTTAATATATTATACCTTACTATACTGTACCTTACAATACCTTAATATATTATACCTTACTATACTGtacctagtgggctaaaccggcatcgtGGCTTGGTGGACAAAATGGGGAGGGGGCAgctgagaagtcactacagagtgataattataactattgaaatgctaatcctttacacatgaacgctcactcattcgggaacaattgcaatcaatatatatatttacgctcagtgtgtcgtcttgatcgctgttgaaaagtttgtttcttttgtagaattgtccgtctctctctctctgtcgtggttatagtggatagttcagagtgacattcattcatgttgttgtagaatggatgtttcggcagttgccgttcttcgcgttcaatgataccaaaTTCCTAGcagcagactagtaattaatatcaaagacttgttcttattctgtcggtatcgatagtctaagagtttaaccatgtggtatggttaaaagattcagcaatggtctgcaacctttgtactcctgtgattgagagaaacatggtctgcctgagaatttctcaaagttgggttttatagggaattgcagaaaaggggctgtcccaggatgcctgaccctaactgggctcaggggcggtcctctgatttagttcaactcaaaagggaattggagtttccttcattaaacagtccaaaatcacattacacaattttacaaacagtatcatactcactcattcatgttatacaacaattagatgtaaacctcatatctgaggctattatataaacagcatcatggtaatgtggccacaccacctcccatgagcttccccaagttgtaacaaacggaccagttcgtagctggattcttcaccgatcttttataccttctccggaaCATGTCATATGTttggacctcaagttctgtgaggtggaagaaattcctttgttctctgtGAAAATTCACTCTGTCTCTTATACTGTGTGACCATGAGGAGaacctcaggaatttacgacctctctctgaccacagcagcctatttgaaggaggaaagggggaggcagggagagggggatggggcttgctatacccaaagagggcaacgtcatgataCTATATTATACTTTACTATACTGTACCTTACTATACTGTATCTTACTATATTATACCTTACTATATTACACCTTAATATATTACACCTTACTATATTATACCTTACTATAGTGTACCTTACTATATTATACCTTACTATACCTTACTATATAATACCTTACTCTTCCTTACTATATTATACCTTACTCTACCTTACTATATTTTACCTTACTATACCTTACTATATTATACCTTACTATACCTTACTATATTATACCTTACTCTTCCTTACTATATTATACCTTACTATATTATACCTTACTATATTATACCTTACTATATTATACCTTACTCTACCTTACTATATTATGCCTTACTCTTCCTTACACTACTGTACCACAAGACCACCTTACCCTGTTAGAGTTATAGTGGTGTAGGTATTGGAGGGTTAGGTGGTGTTGTGGTATTGGAGGGTTAGGTGGTGTTGTGCTGTTGGAGAGTTAGATGGTGTTGGTACTCACAGAAGCAGAGAAACAGGGTGTCAACACACATGCTGTAGACACTGAAGAAGCCCTGAGCGATGAGGTAGGCTCCGGCCATCACTGTCTGCAGAGCAACATTACGACAACACAGCTGCATGAGTTCTAACAGCACCAATCAATACACTGCTGACAAGACATACAGTAAATGTAACTTTAAAAATACACGGCAGTTAGCAACACAGGCTACTGCGTTAATAGTCTCATAtccgcctcccgagtggcgcagtggtctaaggcactgcatcgcagtagtAGCTGTgctgctagctgtgccactacagattctgggtttgagtccaggatCTGTTGCCACtggccgcgactgggagacccatggggcggtgcacaattggcccagtgtcgtacggactaggggagggtttggcagggaGGGATGTCCTTGTTCCATCGTGCACTAGTGACTCGTGTGGCGTGTtgggcgcaatgcacgctgacacggttgccaggtgtactgtgtttcctccgacacattggtgcggcttgcttgggttgtgtttcgaaggacgcacggctcttgaccttcccctctcctgagtccgtacgggagttgcagcgatgagacaagactaagtACCAAATGgaaaccacgaaattggggagaaaaggggctAAAAGATCAATAATCATCTCATATCAAAGGAGGTTCTACTAAGTTCAACAGTAAAAGAAACTAAATGAAAATCAGCCATTTTCATGATCTCATTTCTAAATCCATTTCAAACCTGCATACAACATCTAATACAGGGTTTCTCTAACTTGGTCCTCGGCCCCCAAGGAGTTCACCTTTTGGTTTTTGACCTAgcattacacagctgattcaaatgatcaactaatcatcaagctttaatcatttgaatcagctgtgtgctGTTTGGGTAAAAAACTAAACTTGCACCCCTAGGGGTccagaggaccgagtttgggaaacgctggtcTAATGTGTTCATCGAAAATAGAATGTGAATGAAGAACTGTGAGTGTTGAGTGTTTGGTAACAACACTGTTGCATGGACGTACCAGGATGGGAACCCAGTAATAGTTGAGCATCTCGGCCTGGAACGTGTCGCCAGGCAGGCGGATTTgtccagagaagaagaagaaagccaACACACCTGATAAAACAGAGACAGGTCAGCCATTAGATCATTATATTAGTCATACTTCCTTAGTGAAGGAAAACAAGATGCTGATAATAAACACAACCACTGAAGATAAAATGGCCAACACAATAGTTACAGTACTATGCCTTATACTATTTCATGTGTATGAAGATTCTTATAATATCAGAAGTCCAGACACAATATATTAAACTCAGTATTCATTAAGCCTGAAATCCAGTCTGTTTGTGTTTATTAGCTAACCTTTATCTatctaggcaagtgagttaagaacaaattattatttacaatgacggcctactccagccaaacccagacaacactgggccaattaaaTCCAATTGGATTTCAGGCTGCTATTCATACTTGAAGTTCAAACAAATGTGAGTTCATGTAAACTTCTCTTACCAACTATTGCTACCACTAGTAGTTTGCCAAAGAATATGAGCATGTCTGTCACTCTGTCCAGTAGCACCACCCTGTGGCCAACGAGAGGATGACACATTAAAGAATCTTGACAACCCGGAAGCAACTAATATCTATGTCTTTGACTATAATGGAAGTGAaggaaaaatacaaataaaagagagagagcagaagatcGACCAATCAAATAAACCTAGTCTTACCGTCCGATGTGCCTCATCAACAGACTGTATGCATTTTTGGCTGACACACAGAAGCTCTCCCCGTAGATGGCGATCTATCAGTCATTCAGAATGAtgcattactgacattactgacgaGGATGAACTGCATGTTCCTACACCAAGAATAAATGACCAACTGAGCTAGAAGAGGTGCATGGATGCTAATGGCTGCTAAAAGGAATGCCAGACAGTCATGTGACTGACCATGATATAAGCGTTCCTGTTGAGGATCTTCAGGAAGTATTCCAGACACCAGAAGCAGCATCTGAGACAGTTTAACAGGAACCGACCACAGGCACTCTGAGAACCTGGAGACACATCACAACATGGGATTCCCTTTAGTCAATGACTGGGGAATCATACAGTCACATCAATAGGATGCTCCCTTTAGTCAATGACTCATAAAACCACGTCTATTTgtgcatactgtgtgtgtgtgtgtgtgtgtgtgtgtgtgtgtgtgtgtgtgtgtgtgtgtgtgtgtgtgtgtgtgtgtgtgtgtgtgtgtgtgtgtgtgtgtgtgtgtgtgtgtgtgtgtgtgtgtgtgtg
Proteins encoded:
- the LOC115119507 gene encoding steroid 21-hydroxylase codes for the protein MTAYVSVVIVGAVVMLTLLWILLIYLPGKGDKVTQGEPNGYRSAAVGSRLLHSFYQFFPRSLSPSLPGPLSLPLLGNMLELAHDHLPSHLTSLARRYGNIYRLKCGNTTMVVLNSGDIIREALVKKWSDFAGRPHSYTGDVVSGGGRSISLGDYSEEWRAHRRLAHNALQHCSQQSLHGVIQKQALHLRQVLLDYNGRAVDLSEDFTVAASNIITTLAFGKEYEKSSAELQRLHGCLNEIVSLWGSPWISALDSFPLLRKLPNPPFSRLLKEVARRDDIIRTHLDEYKMQAPSKTSAEDIDITSALLNGLGKPQDTTQGVVLTDTHVHMATVDLLIGGTETTAAWLSWTVAFLLHRPEVQYRVYDELCSVLDGRYPQYSDRHRLPVLCAVISEVLRLRPVAPLAVPHRAIRDSSIAGYFIPKNTVIIPNLFGAHHDPAVWTDPYSFKPERFLEGGGASTRALLPFGGGARLCLGEAVAKMELFLFTAYLLRDFQFVPAESQTSLPDLTGVASVVLKAKAYTVIALPRPGP